One Miscanthus floridulus cultivar M001 chromosome 11, ASM1932011v1, whole genome shotgun sequence DNA window includes the following coding sequences:
- the LOC136494787 gene encoding BAG family molecular chaperone regulator 1-like, giving the protein MIKLRYPKKLFRRSSSKGSTTSSSGGSSDGDAGSVRGGEIEWEVRPGGMLVQKRDGRADVEVITVRVATGFSWHDVSVVATCTFGELKVVLSMVTGLEPREQRLLFRGKEREDSDHLHMIGVRDMDKVLLLEDPALKDMKLRAALAAQAVQSPYQTFIKV; this is encoded by the exons ATGATCAAGCTGAGGTACCCCAAGAAGCTGTTCAGGAGGAGCTCCTCCAAGGGCAGCACtaccagcagcagcggcggcagcagcgACGGCGATGCCGGAAGCGTCCGCGGCGGGGAGATCGAGTGGGAGGTTCGGCCGGGCGGCATGCTGGTGCAGAAGAGGGACGGCAGGGCGGACGTGGAGGTCATCACCGTGAGGGTCGCCACCGGCTTCTCCTGGCACGACGTCTCCGTTGTGGCTACCTGCACTTTTG GTGAGCTGAAGGTGGTGCTGTCCATGGTGACAGGGCTGGAACCTCGGGAGCAGAGGCTGCTGTTCAGGGGCAAGGAGAGGGAGGACAGCGACCACCTCCACATGATCGGGGTGAGGGACATGGACAAGGTGCTGCTCCTCGAGGACCCTGCCCTCAAGGACATGAAGCTCCGGGCCGCGCTCGCGGCCCAGGCCGTGCAGAGCCCGTATCAGACCTTTATCAAGGTGTAG